Part of the Danio rerio strain Tuebingen ecotype United States chromosome 12, GRCz12tu, whole genome shotgun sequence genome, TGGTGTGTCCAACAGTGCTCAACGAAGACATGATGATTAGTCACATCTCCTTTAAACTTCTTACTGGGTGAACCCTCATTCTCCACAGAAAGAGTTTGTTCAGAGTAAGGCTGTTTCTCAGGGCTGATGAGCTCATCCTCTCTGGAGGGGGTGACCCACACCTGAAAAAAATTAGTGTACTTTCTATTAtcttaaagtccccatgaaatcaaaactaactagataattttgttagctcacattgctaattttgtggtgaacaattcatctgagcatgttatttagaaaaaaaatagtttgcccttctaatctttaattaaaatctgaaaaaccttgttttttgttttttttttcagttaaattgtcagattgcATATATCTTACCAAATGGGTGTGGCTAccgtatttatttaataatgctgctccaactgtcagttttgacaacaaacagaaatggtgagcaggggTCTGTTAGGTAGTAATTACTGTCCCTAAACACTTGAACTGCCTACTTTACTCATCCattcagctcacagtagaaaaaaacaagtcaCGTCCACTGTTTTGTGAttaaatattccatttctctaggaactgcgtcacaatacgaaaATATTAACAGTCATAGCTTCCGGTTCACGGGGACTTTAGTTAAGATTTAACTATACCTCAGATGCTATCATTTCTTCTAAATTAAGTATTAATCAAACCAATCATACCATCCTGGGACGTTTTCTCTTCTTTGCTCTGTCAGGATCTCGTGGGCTTATGAGAACACTCTGAACTGGAGTTTTTGTCCCAAGCATAAAGCAGCATTTGATGGACTGTGAGAGTCTCTGACGCAGCGAAGAGCCTTGAAAACATTTAGAGGACTCATCATGAAATTCTGCACTTGATGGAGTAATATTCTGCATGGGGATTAGATCCATGTTGGAAATTTAGAACTTTAACACACGTAAACCGAAAAAGCTTGAAAAAACAACCAGCCACAATTTCTTCTTCCTTCACACCACTGTTCTAAAGTTGACACGTTTACTGTTCTAAAGTTGACACCCTCACCTGCTAAAGAATTctactgttgccatgacaactgAAGCTATACTGCACAGTCAAATTGCGATTCCATAGAGCATATTCAATTGTGTCAATAAAAAATCTTCTGATTTTAATGAGAAAATTTTaccaaatgtttttaaatttcaaCTTTCCCTGTAGGCCTACCTTCTTATAGTGTAATAACATGTAAAAGTTAACATGTAAAAGTTATTTCCACTGATTTTTGAAAAATGGTTTAATATTAACATCAGACCAGTGGAGGGACTCAACATGTATCAAAACTCTGGTTtggaaatatgaataaatacatactgtatgctttgtatatgcacaaattgtaaatattaataatcttTTTGAAAGATGTCATTGTTATTGGTACAATACTTTGATCTTAGTGGTGTCACAAGGGCTCAGTCGGTAGCAcaattgtctcacagcaagaaggtcgctgattcaggCCTTgacggggtcagttggcatttctttgtggagtttacatgttctccctgtgttggtttgggtgctctgatttcccccataagtccagacatgcggtataggtgaattgggtaagctaaattggccatagtgtatgtatgtgtgtgaatgagtgtgttgggatgtttcccagtgatgggttgcagctagaagggcatccgctgcataaaacaaatgctggataagttagtcgTTCATTTTACtatggcgaccctagattaataaagggtctcagctgaaaagaaagtgaataaatgaatattgatcttaaacataaatatataataatttaaccagTATTTTTTGAACAGCATTTTTTGTAGCAGGTAAAAGGAGCGTATAtgcaaaattgaaaattctgtcaccatttactcaccatttacctgttcaaaacctatttgagtttattttctgttaaacacaaaagaagatattttgaaaaatgcaggTAGCTGGCATCTATTTAGTAAttaaaaatggaagtcaatggcttcaaccagcattcttcaaaatatgctcttttgtgttcaactaaagtatgaaactcataaaggttttaaaccacACAAGGTAGAGTAAACAAGTTCAGTTTTGGGTGATCTATTCCTTTAAGACTGTTTCTttaagtgtttctcaaccatgttcctgaaggaccaccaacactgcatgttttggatgtctcctttgtctgtcaccaATAACAGGTCTTTCAGTCAAGCTGATGATCTAAATCTAGATCTAAATTAAACAATAACTGATTCAACAATACATATACATAAAACACAGTTCTTATGGAAACTATAATgctgttaaaacaacacaatttgatGTTTTGAACCATGCAGTCAGATCTTACTGTTGTACTAAAGTATACATGCAAGGCACGGTGCACGGAGTCCCgtctgggtaagttggcatttctgtatggagtttgcatgttctttctgtgttgacgtgggtttcctctgggtgcgccGTTTtttcccacagttcaaagacgtgGTATTGGTgagttgggtaaacaaaattggtgtataagtgtgtatgtgaatgagatatcaaacatatgccagaatagttagcgGAATAGCTGATTTAacaatacatacataaaacacacaGTTCCTATGGATATTATGTAAAAACAACAACGATTTTGTGACGTCTGAGAGTCTGAACCAatcagggctgcgtttcccaaaagcatcgtaagcctaagaagttcgtagaaatgatcgtacgactgatcttaatattatggtctgtttcccaaaagcatcgtaacttaagtagcacttgaaaatcttcgtggatctacgagtgctctggagtaatcgtaaagccttaagtgcatcgtaaggagacagagttatgagggcacctgctggacaaccggcaaattgcacctacaatttacttctcttcaaagtcattattcattttatttgtacgtatatctctattcatttatattttctacacattacacaattcaatatacaaataataataattaataattaggctaaacttttcaaaaataaatgtaagagcttatttatttatttatttatttacttatttatttattttgatgtgagataagcaatttttgataaagaaattgataaataattctacttaattaaggtttcatataaatatcgaaaatgatgctgatgtc contains:
- the LOC137490437 gene encoding uncharacterized protein, producing the protein MDLIPMQNITPSSAEFHDESSKCFQGSSLRQRLSQSIKCCFMLGTKTPVQSVLISPRDPDRAKKRKRPRMVWVTPSREDELISPEKQPYSEQTLSVENEGSPSKKFKGDVTNHHVFVEHCWTHQCCPEKAPVIPSSHSQTMLLSPNMRDESTRARPVPSVENDGPSSLKGLHKDFKRQEVSLLFHPRHQHTIQEMKRKAQRKRQEAARVTNLGLDCNILAKRADSQILQIFNQLDKIWFFSP